Within Phycodurus eques isolate BA_2022a chromosome 7, UOR_Pequ_1.1, whole genome shotgun sequence, the genomic segment tggttttggaatgtgtggaGATAACCCAGACAAGCACAGCTAAAAATGCCTGAAGACTGAAGCCGAGATTTGAACAAAGAACCTCAGGACTGAGAGGGAATCATTGGGCCACCATTCCGACCATAGGCATCCAATTAAAGACAAATCAGTGACAATCAGAAGGAGTGAACACTTGGGCATTTGATGTCGACCACCAGTATtgtaacacacaaaaatactgtaaattcagCACCTCTTTGTGCAATGAGGCTAATCTTGCTGGCGAGCTCCTTCTCCAGCCGATCCATATGATCTCGCTCTTTAACCATCTGCCGCTGAATCTTTCTCAACTGGAATTTGGGGGTGTTCATTATATCCTGAAGAGGAGATTTGCTGTGGGAATAACAAAACACTGGTATGAATTCAACTTAGTTTAAGAATCAGGCAGAGAGACCGACAGACAAttgttgcaagaaaaagtacaTAAAGCCTTTGAAATGATAAATTACAAATTTGacataaaatgtgatctgatcaTTATATAGTTAAACTAACCCCCGTTTTTTGTatgtaatttatatatttacacacacacaatatatttatatttttttttaaccaacccccagtttttgtacaaaatgcTTATTGGTTGTAAATTCCCACTTgttgaagatttttttcccccgcccCCACCAATACAATTATAATGACGGTAAATTATTCGCAGTCAGGCCTGGTCCCCATCCCTACTGTATACACATAATAATTatgaacaaatatttcaaactaCTTAAATATATGTACAATTATAATAGTCAACCATACCTGACGGAAGATGACGCCACAGTATGCATgtccaaaaatgtgattttcggTGTGCGATGGAACACAGGGGAGTCTCCATCTGAGAGTGAAGAGACGGTCGACGCATTGGAGGTGCTTACCGTTCGCTCGAGTATTTCAAGAGGCACGGGCAAATCTGAAAGATGAAGACAAACATTTATAtcagctgaaaagtgcatccaaAACCAGAAAACACATGCTCTCAAATGTACAATAAATGCTTGTGTTATTTGTGAAAATTAAGCACAAATCAAACGGAAGACTCAATGAATTTGAGACTCACATCGCTTTGACAAGTAGGCATCAAGGCCATTGTTCAGATAAACACCGCCAACACTCTCAATCACAAAAGAGCCAGTCAGATTTGCAATCTCCCTCTGTCAAGCAAGAGTAGCAATATGATTACAGTGGCACAGAAttcatgaaaaacaacaacacattaacactgtatttttacagtgttttttgcaaaaacaatgcTGCCTACTTACCTCCACCTCACATTCCAAGGCTTTAAGGGTGCACCGTTCATTCATCATGTCATAGTAAACCAGCAACAGAAGGACCTGGAAATATAACGAACAAGTCAGAAATTCCCATTATATTATTTGCAACCTACAATAATGTACAATAGAAGCATGTCATTGTTCAGGAGCATATAAAACAGTAATATCGTATACATATTACAAACAAAACGGCGTTTAACAGCTTTCCACACATGTACCTTTGCAATTTCCACAGTCAGGTTGATTCCATTTCTTATGTTGTCCCAGGATAACAGTGTACCTTTGGTTGGACTAAATCTGCAATCCTCTGatcaacaataaataaaggatagatagatagatagatacagatAGGATATTAGTGATAGAAAAATACAGTGTGCAGTCAGAAGATGCAATTGAAAATTTGATAACATTAGTttcatctggaaaaaaatattccagattaattgaattattaaCTATACCCTGCACTTGTGAATAATTGCATTGTCTGGGACAACACACACATCTCAAGGCAGACTAAAAATTAAGGGTTGGGCAACACCCAAAGTAAAACTATGTGACACATCTGCTTGCTTGGTACAAACTTCACATGACAGTTAGTACCATGACTAGAACAACACTtttagagataaaaaaaaatattattattattattttaaaaagcccAAATATATAAGAAACTCACTCTCCACAAATTCTGCAATGAGTTTAAACCGTTCCTCAGTTGATTTGATTAAAGGAGAGTTTGGTTCCTTTTTCCTGAAATTAAAGAGAAGGAAAACAATGGATAAACAACAGAGGCCATGTTCTGAATGGTCTCTAAAACACATTACTACTAATGAACTCACATCTTATAAACAACACGAAGCAGCAGCTCCCCATCTTGCAAGTCTTCAACGTCCATTTCTCGGTGGCCCAATGTAATACTATTGACCTGTAAATATAGAATGGACTTGGGGTCAAACCTTTGATTCATGTAAACACTATACTGTACGAGCCAAGTTGACAACAACCTACCCATTTAAGTAGAGCCTTGACGCCCATATTAAGACTCATCTCGGCAGACCCTTCCTCTCAATCTTGCTGGGAGAAAGAATAAATTGGCTAGcttgaaagagagaaaaaaaccacATTCACGACAAAATGGTCGCCTCTTACGAAGACAACATCATGCTAGCAAGGATAAACATCTTTGTTCAACTTTACTGGCTGGATATTCATATTGTTAGCGCGGTGAAGCTAGcgaattgttgttgttcaagGCGACTCACCTCGAGTTAAATCGTTCAATCCAGTTGTCCATACGGTATAATGTAAATGTTCGCttccctgcaaaaaaaaacaaaaaaagcgctCACTTGGACAACACGCCCTGGTGTGCGTCCCAGACTAACAGTTCCACGAACTATGTCAAAATTCAAAACTGGCGAATAAAAGATTGAACTAACCAATCATATTTCGCCGAAGGACGCctctcaaaataaaagactatgATTGGGTAGAAGACCGGAAATTGTTACCGCATTGCGCTTGCTTGACCTGCAAGTCATAGAtatacattgttaaataaatgtGCCCCTTTTGAGTTGTATGCCTACGGTGACCATAAATTAGTAGGGGCAAAGTTGTCAGCGCGTTCAATGTGCGTAGAAGGCAAGAAAACTGAAAGACACAGGCACATTGTGGTAGATACAGTTACGCATCACACCGTACAATTACAACAAGGAACTGAGAATAACATTTCAcaggtaaaaatatttatttgtattttccctTAAATATTCTGTGTTGATAGCACAcactttggcattgacaaaaatgtcaacttcatgaaaattggttgagaaatgagcaagttgcGACTTAATTTCATCGTACATGTGTTTCATTTGATGGGAACGTCACCCCTGCCAatatggccgccacataggcacgtgGGTTAGCCGGGATGCAGCACAAGGAAGAGAATGTACGGCGAAATCATgttaaacataataataactaaTCAATAAACTAATAACCAACAAATACAGTTACCCAATCTATTGTATAAATTTACTTTAGATTTTTATATTAAGTACTGGAACATTGGGGGGCTCAATTCACGTAGAATTAGCAAACTTTATATTGCCTACAGGTTACCATGGAAACAGATTGTTGACTGCTACAGGTAAACGTTAGTCTAAATCCACATAGTTGTACTGTTGTACAGTAAACACTTAGCTAGGAGACAAGTAGCGTTGATTTTTACTCAATGTGTGTGTAAGCGTGTGATAGCTGAAAAGTTAACAACAACAGACGGTCGTAAATAGCAGATTATCATAGGCTAGTGTTCCTTCCTTGGGGGTAACACTGATATGTGGCGTCAACGTGATGTGACCgttttagttttaattttcCACAGGTGACGATGTATGGGGCTCCAGTGGATTTATCTTTTAAAGCGATCAGCAACTTGGCAGGTATAACATTTACTTTTGATCTTTAGTTTTCTTAGTTTACttactattatttttgtttggcgaCTGTTGCTCCTATTTAAAACACTTAATGTTGTATGCTTAAAGGGGGGAAATTCCGTTTATGTTTGTATGTCACACTTGCTACCAAAATCTCGCAAATTTACTCTATAGGCAATATGGGTTGGCGTTTGTAATGAGGCTCACGCTGAAAATATCGAGAATGAAAATATCAGCCACATTGTTATACTGTACTTAGTTTCAAAGAGTGTTTCAAAAAACTGATGTCAATTtctgagtcattttttttgcacatttgcaatatttataTAGGGATGTTACTAAAATTTTCAAAGCAGCTGTATATCAAAAAAGTGAACATCATTGCATAGAGATTTGACAGACAAATAAAATTAGGCCTAGTTTGTAAGAGTTGCATAAGGATGAAGGATTtcatgacactttttttgttccatATCGGCCCAAATTGACTTGTCCAGAAATCAGTGGAACTCATTAGgaaaccttgactctttggtagaaaaatgcccATATGAATGTATAAAAAATGTGACGTTAAACAgaccattttcagatttttttaatggcagCGTCCCATTTACATCaaatttgacagaaaaaaaagtacatacaaatacaaatgttacATCTAAATGTTTTCCCGGTGGAGCTAAATATTTAGCTACAATACTAATTTAAACAACTGATaaccatacatccatccattttctgtaccactttatcctcacaaaggtcgtgggcgtgatggagcctatctcagcgtacttcaggcaagaggcggggtacaccctgaactggtcgccagccaatcgcagggcacatataaacaaacaacaattcgcacacacattcacacctgagggcaattaagagtcctcaatcaacctaccatgcatgtttttgggatgtgggaggaaaccggagtgactggagaaaatccacacaggcacggggagaacatgcaaactccacaacagCACGACGCAGCCCATCCCATCCCatcccggggattgaacccgggtcctcagaactgtgaggctgacgctctaaccagtcgcccaccgtgccgcctccctgGTTAGTGGACACTATCGACGTCAAGCTTATTTCAGTACTTCCTGTTATCATCAGTTTAGATTTGCATATTAGCTAAATATTTAGTTTCCCCAGGAACATTTATAGtgataacatttatatttagattCGTTTAagatttagatatatatttaacattttggtgtaacattaaattttttttatttaactatttgacaaatatttttgtaaatatccaAAAAAagtgactcagaacttcacattGTTTGAAACTAAATGTGACAAATTGTTCCTTTACAAACGCATGCCAATGTGACTTTTACTCAGTATGGTCCATATATACTtgattaattacaaaaataacttGGAAAAACTGCCTGGAggtcattatttatttacatttcagatgCACAGTCAGAAGAACCAAACAGTGGTCTGCGGCCTTTAAAGAGAAATTCAGTCGGAAAGTTTCTAAGTGGCTCCCTGCGTCTTAATAACAACCATATTACAAACCTGTATGAGCTTCACAAAACCATCAACCACTTCCTGGCTGAACCATCACTGCTTGGCTGGCTGGACCTTTCTTTTAACCACATCACAAATATAGACAAAGtgagcttttttgttgttgtatagtCACGCACATGTTCTTGGGCTTATTCtcgcatacagtatatacaaagtttgacttgtgtgtgttttaggttTTATGTGAGCTGCCCCAACTGCGGGTGTTGTATCTTCATGGTAACCGTATTTTTACTCTATCAGAGGTAGACAAGCTACAAAGTCTCTCACGTCTACACACCATCACACTACATGGAAATCTCATTGTAACAAACAAGGCCTACAGgtagtgaaaaaaacaaaatccgtATTTTGTGGGTTTAGAGCAGGCAGCACACAAgatgttattttacaaatgtacttATAGTTTACAGTGAGTGACTTATTTTAAGCTTGAATAGTGAATCCATACTATGAGAAAGAGTGCTATCCATAAGCAGTACTGGCAAGCATGTTGTTGAGTAACCTTGCAACAAGTCTCTAAATCCAGATCAAGTTCATATTACATCCTAGTGGGCATATTGATACCACTTTAAGACAAAAAGGCTGTTGATTCAACATCATCTCTGAATGACACAATAagaaaaaatgttaatttattaaacTTGATTTATTCTTGTATTTTTGTagtgtggaggtgagcctgTGAAGTTAACTCACttagatataatttttttttttccattcaggaATCACGTGAT encodes:
- the lrrc51 gene encoding leucine rich repeat containing 51 codes for the protein MYGAPVDLSFKAISNLADAQSEEPNSGLRPLKRNSVGKFLSGSLRLNNNHITNLYELHKTINHFLAEPSLLGWLDLSFNHITNIDKVLCELPQLRVLYLHGNRIFTLSEVDKLQSLSRLHTITLHGNLIVTNKAYRNHVIAALPRLKTMDFSVVTPQERALAQIWHHSSIPSKRNEEILQ